The region TGCGTGCCGTCCCCGCCGCGCAAGATGCACAGCGTTTCCGTCCCTTTCGAGAGTGAAGCAAGCGCTTGGGGCATTGCGCCAAGGATGTTGTCCTCCTCCAGGCACAAGGTCCAGTCAGCAAGCTGCACCGCCCGCAGAACGGAGCCCTTCTCGGGAGCGCGCGAAACTACGAGGGCGTCCTGTCGGCTTGCCAGGTGTGCGTCCTGAAGGTCGGCGCCGTAGGCCGTCAGTACTTGGCCGGGGGTACGAGAACGCGTGAAGGTCAGGCACGCCGAGGGCATCCCGGGATCCGTAATCCAGGCTTCCGGCCCGCTACTGGACTGGCTCATGAGGCGACTTTCGTGGTGGGGTTTGGGGCCCGCAGTGTAATGGCGCTGCGGGCCCCGACAAAAAGGGCTGTCAGTTGGTCACGACAATGTCGAACTTCTCAGTGTCCAGAACGCGCTGGTTCTTGACCATGGAGCCGTAGACGCCGCCAGCAGAGGAGTTGGCCGTGGACGACACATGTGCACGAATGCACGGCTCGGTGCCCTTGACGGGCTTGTCGGTGCGCGCTGCGTAGAACTTCCACTGTCCGCCCTCGAGCTTCGGCACGATGTCTGCGCACAGTGCACCATCCGTGCCGCCCTCGTAGGTGCCGGCGAATGGGAACTCGTCACACGAATCGTCAGGAACCTGGTTGGGCATCGCGACGAACGGGTCACTGCTCTTGGCGCCACAGGTCCGCTCCCGGTTGGCAACTGCGACCGTCTCACTGGCAACCCGGCGCAGGGGCGCACCTCCCCGCAGGTTGTTCTGCGCCCACGCGTATGCGGCTGCTGCGGAAGCGTGCTTGGGGTCGGACAGGGAGAACGAGGAGTAGGCGCGGCGCTCCGGGATGACGCAACCGGAGGTGGTGAACTCCGCGTCGCAGCGGATCTTGGCCTCGGGCGGGCTGCCCCAGTTCAGATTGGGCTGGATGGGGACCGCGCCGCTGCTCACGACGTAGATGTGGTACTGGGTGTCGAAGCTGTCGTGTGTGCCCGAGGGGACGCTGCTCTTGTACGTGACAGAGCCGGTCGCACTCTGGCCGGCCGCGAGTGTCTTGATGCCCGTCCACGGCTTGTTCGACGGCGCCGAGCAGCTGGAGGTGCAACCGACGTCGAATGCCACGTTCAGCGACTTGACCTGGCCGGTTGTCTGCGTCACCGTCAGCGTGATGGATTCACTCCAGGTCAGGCTGCTGGCACTGAACTGGTTACTGCTGTTGACGCTCATCGTGCCGGTGCCGATGGGCTTGCTCTTGTCATCGATCAGCGTGTAGGTCGCAATGGTGTCGGCCTGGCAGATCGGGCCTGTACGGGTCCAGGTGAACAGCCCGGGCCGAAGCTGGCAGGAGTCTGCCAGCGGGGACACAGCGGCTGCCGACCTGGCCGCCTCGGCCGCCGGCTTGACCTCAACACAGGATTTTATGGCTCCGCCCAGTGCTTCCTGATTTGCAGCAGGGATGGAATCGCACGACGCTTCGGGCTCGACGGCCGAGCTACCCACCTCCGGCACGTGCGCCGAAGCAGAAGCGCTCACAACCCCCAAAGGCTGAGCAGTGTCCGGCGCGCCAGCGGCGCTGGCGGCCGGCGCCGTGAACCCTGCCACTGCAAGCGCAGCGGCTACGGCGATGGCTCTTCGTAATGCTGTGGGCACGAACTACCTCTTCCATTTTCTGCTCGTCACGGCCGTGCGGCTGCGACATGGACGCACCGGCAGATAGTTCGGACATTGGAACAGAGGAACTCGGAAGCGCGCA is a window of Streptomyces sp. B21-083 DNA encoding:
- a CDS encoding NucA/NucB deoxyribonuclease domain-containing protein; protein product: MPTALRRAIAVAAALAVAGFTAPAASAAGAPDTAQPLGVVSASASAHVPEVGSSAVEPEASCDSIPAANQEALGGAIKSCVEVKPAAEAARSAAAVSPLADSCQLRPGLFTWTRTGPICQADTIATYTLIDDKSKPIGTGTMSVNSSNQFSASSLTWSESITLTVTQTTGQVKSLNVAFDVGCTSSCSAPSNKPWTGIKTLAAGQSATGSVTYKSSVPSGTHDSFDTQYHIYVVSSGAVPIQPNLNWGSPPEAKIRCDAEFTTSGCVIPERRAYSSFSLSDPKHASAAAAYAWAQNNLRGGAPLRRVASETVAVANRERTCGAKSSDPFVAMPNQVPDDSCDEFPFAGTYEGGTDGALCADIVPKLEGGQWKFYAARTDKPVKGTEPCIRAHVSSTANSSAGGVYGSMVKNQRVLDTEKFDIVVTN